The genomic segment TTCAATGCAGTATCTGTGGGAAAAAATTAGCAACAAAAATAAATCTCACTTATCATATTCGAATTCATTCTGGAGAGATGCCTTTTAAATGTAAAGTTTGTCCGCAGCAGTTCAGAAACAAGAGTTTATTGAACACACATATGAGGGTACATACTGACGAAAACCttttaaaatgtcaatattgttctAAACAGTTTACAGAAAACTCTAAATTTCGAAATCACTTACATACGCATTCTGAGGAAAAACCATTTCAATGCACAATTTGCTTCGAACAGTTCAAAACAAACGGCAGTCTAAATCGCCATTTATTTAACCACAAAGGAATAAAACCCTTCGAATGTGGGATGTGTTCAAAAAGATTCACTACAAAAATATCTCTCACTTATCATATTCGAATTCATTCTGGAGAGATGCCTTTTAAATGTAAAGTTTGTCCGCGGCAGTTCAGAAACAAGAGTTTATTGAACACACATGTGAGGGTACATACTGACGAAAACCttttaaaatgtcaatattgttctAAACAGTTTACAGAAATCTCTAAATTTCGAAATCACTTACATACGCATTTTGAGGAAAAACCATTTCAGTGCACAATTTGCTTCGAACAGTTCACAACAAACGGCAGTCTAAATCGCCATTTATTTAACCACAAAGGAATAAAACCCTTCGAATGTGGGATGTGTTCAAAAAGATTCACAACAAAACAATCTCTCAATTATCATATTCGAATACATTCTAGAGAGACACCTTTTAAATGTAAAGTTTGCCCGCGGCAGTTCAGAAAGAAGAGTTTATTGAACACACATATGAGGGTACATACTGGCGAAAACCTtctaaaatgtcaatattgttctAAACAGTTTACAGAAAACTATACATTTCATAGACATTTACGTACACACAAAAGTGCTCTCAATGATCATTTTCGGACTCATTCTGGAGAGACAccttttaaatgtaaaatttttcCGCAGCAGTTCAAAGGAAAACCTTCATTGAACAGACATATGAAGTTGCCCACTAATGAAAACCTAAAATGTGAATATTGTTCTAAACAATTTACAGAAAAAAATCAATTTCAAAGACATTTACTTACAcacaaaggaaaaaaaccatatCAGTGTGACTTGTGTTTTAGGAAATTCAGATTAATGTATAAGCTTACAATACATCTACGGACGCACATTGGAGACAAGCCTTTTGAATGTGATATTTGTTATGAAAAATTCTGGGAGAATGATCAATGCCTCACACATAAACGTAAGCACATAAAAAAGCTAGACACAGAAGAAAAGATTTTCAAGTGTGAAAAATGCTTCAAAGAGTTTGGAAAAAACTACCTACTTCAGAGACACTTACGTAGGCACCCAGAAGAAAAATCACACAAGTGACGTTTGTTCTATTAAATTCGCATATATCGGTGACCTTAAAAAACATATATGCAAGCATTCTGAAGACAAACCTTTTAAATGTGATGTTTGCGATAAAAAATTCAGTCGTAATAACCAATGCATACTCCACAGAAGTACACATTCAGCAGGTTCTCTAAAAACAGTTTTTATGGATCCACAAAAATTAAATCTTCAAATGAAGGTTCATCCAAACAAGTTCAAATGTGATATTTGTTCCCAAGTGTTTACAGAAAATGGTCAGTTGACGCAACATAAACTTGTACACACTGAAGAAACATAGTAATGTATggtttgttctctaaaatttgaACAAATAGATAGTTTCACTAAACATTTACGATGCCacataaaagaaacaattttcaaaTGTAACGTTTGTTCTGAAGAATTTACAGAAAGTGATCAATTATCTCAACATATGCTGCTAAGGTAGAGGCACCAGTACCTGACACTCTAAGGCCAGAAAGATACATTTTCTGATATTAAAACGTTAATTTTACTCAGATTTTTTTGTTCTCTTAAGCAAAATGTATGATTAAGTTTATTATAGTTGAGTCCAACGATATTtcgtccgtcggcaaattcaaacagataatatttgtaggttatgaaattcgagtaaccAATGTCCAGGGACGTATCGCGATAT from the Diabrotica undecimpunctata isolate CICGRU chromosome 1, icDiaUnde3, whole genome shotgun sequence genome contains:
- the LOC140445767 gene encoding uncharacterized protein isoform X1, whose product is MADLDLFKNVSFQSIYEDLNPNYYSTQIKTEQCNNDLKFEPNENDCKYDIVHTEDMKFEPNENDCKYEIVHTEDMKFEPNVLDDNSKDAERNEKGVHSLVVVKDTMVGEMLEGRGQKPFQCTVCPKQFRRKQHLDRHFLTLHEGIKRFQCSICGKKLATKINLTYHIRIHSGEMPFKCKVCPQQFRNKSLLNTHMRVHTDENLLKCQYCSKQFTENSKFRNHLHTHSEEKPFQCTICFEQFKTNGSLNRHLFNHKGIKPFECGMCSKRFTTKISLTYHIRIHSGEMPFKCKVCPRQFRNKSLLNTHVRVHTDENLLKCQYCSKQFTEISKFRNHLHTHFEEKPFQCTICFEQFTTNGSLNRHLFNHKGIKPFECGMCSKRFTTKQSLNYHIRIHSRETPFKCKVCPRQFRKKSLLNTHMRVHTGENLLKCQYCSKQFTENYTFHRHLRTHKSALNDHFRTHSGETPFKCKIFPQQFKGKPSLNRHMKLPTNENLKCEYCSKQFTEKNQFQRHLLTHKGKKPYQCDLCFRKFRLMYKLTIHLRTHIGDKPFECDICYEKFWENDQCLTHKRKHIKKLDTEEKIFKCEKCFKEFGKNYLLQRHLRRHPEEKSHK
- the LOC140445767 gene encoding uncharacterized protein isoform X2, with the protein product MGLGVHSLVVVKDTMVGEMLEGRGQKPFQCTVCPKQFRRKQHLDRHFLTLHEGIKRFQCSICGKKLATKINLTYHIRIHSGEMPFKCKVCPQQFRNKSLLNTHMRVHTDENLLKCQYCSKQFTENSKFRNHLHTHSEEKPFQCTICFEQFKTNGSLNRHLFNHKGIKPFECGMCSKRFTTKISLTYHIRIHSGEMPFKCKVCPRQFRNKSLLNTHVRVHTDENLLKCQYCSKQFTEISKFRNHLHTHFEEKPFQCTICFEQFTTNGSLNRHLFNHKGIKPFECGMCSKRFTTKQSLNYHIRIHSRETPFKCKVCPRQFRKKSLLNTHMRVHTGENLLKCQYCSKQFTENYTFHRHLRTHKSALNDHFRTHSGETPFKCKIFPQQFKGKPSLNRHMKLPTNENLKCEYCSKQFTEKNQFQRHLLTHKGKKPYQCDLCFRKFRLMYKLTIHLRTHIGDKPFECDICYEKFWENDQCLTHKRKHIKKLDTEEKIFKCEKCFKEFGKNYLLQRHLRRHPEEKSHK